The Bacteroidota bacterium region AGCGCCCATTCCTTGGTGGCCGAAACATAGCCGATAGGGGCGTCAAACCAAACATAGAGCACCTTTCCTTTTCCTTCCGGCACGGGTACCGAAACGCCCCAATCAAGGTCGCGGGTAATGGCGCGCGGCTTGAGGTCGTCAATCCAGGATTTGCATTGCCCGTAAACGTTGGTCTTCCAATCCTTGTGCCCTTCCAAAATGTAGGAATTGAGCCATCCATGGAATTTGTCTAGCGGCAAGAACCAATGTTCGGTGTCCTTTTTTACGGGAGTCGTATTGGAAACGCGGCTTTTGGGATTGATGAGTTCGTCGGGACTCAGGTCTTTGCCGCATTTTTCGCATTGATTGCCGTAGGCGCGGTCATTGCCACAATTGGGGCAGGTGCCCATGACAAAACGATCGGCCAGGAAAATCTCCTTTTCCTGGTCAAAAAGTTGCGTGCTTTTGCGGCGAATCAAGTGAAACGGATCGCTGACCGGCTTGTTGTAGAAGTTCATAAAAAACTCCTGCGCGGTCTCGTGATGGATCGGGTTGGATGTGCGGGAATAGATGTCAAAGGACACATTGAATTCCTGAAAGGCATCCTTGATCATTGTATGGTACTTATCTACAATGGCTTTGGGGGTGGTGCCTTCATCCAATGCTTTCATCGCAATGGCTGTTCCATGCTCATCGGAACCGCAGATATACACGACGTCTTCGCCGCATGAGCGCAGGTAGCGCACGAAGATGTCGGCAGGCAGGTAGGCGCCCGCAAGGTGGCCAATGTGCAAAGGGCCATTGGCGTAGGGTAACGCGGAGGTAACTGTGTACCGTTTGAAGCGTTTGCTTTCACTCATGCGCCAAAATTAACAAATGAATGCAGAGAATGCAGAAATCAGCCACCATGTATTGTGGTTGGATCGTTATTTTTGCAAAAATTGAATTGTTATGCGACCCATCTTGATGATCGAAGGCTTAAAAAATCTACACGACGCACGCTATTGTGCGGCGGTAGGTATTTCCATGGTGACGTTTCAGATGGATTCAGCCTCAGAGGAGGCGATGACTCCTCCCGTTGTCAAAGAGATCGTCGAGTGGCTCAGCGGATTGGAATGCATCGGTCAGTTTGGGCACGAAGCATCCAACGTGATCACGGAGAAGGCCACCATCGCGCTGATTGACCGCGTGATGTTGCCTATTGCCTATCCTTTGGAGGCTGCAAGCAATTTGGCGATACCCTTGCTTTTTGATGCGCGTGATGAAGTCTTGTCTGCTCAGCTTTCTCAGCGGTTGCAAGCGATCCATTCCCAACTTCCTGAAGCCCTATTTTTACTTCGAATCGATGCATCGGCACTCGCCTCAATTGAATGGATCAACCTGCTCAAACCGGTGCTAGGGAATACAATTCTCAGGTATGATGATCCTCAGGATATTTACTTTCAGGCAAACGCCCAAGGCACATTGCCTTACGGGTTTTGTCTCGGTTCATTTGCGACGGATCAAAGTGGCTATCTAGACTACGATTCCTGCGATGCGTTTCTGGAGACCTTTCAGTCGATGGTTCCTGCGTGAATTTGAGGTTTTGTTTTCTTTTCATGGGATCAATATTCTCCCTTTTGGGCCTTTTCGGTCGCTTTGATCTCATCTTCCATTTGTTTGATGCGGCCATGGTCGCCGTAGCTGTACCAATTTTGGCGGGCAACGATGACGTGATCCAAAACTGGAATATCCAGCAACTTACCTGCGGCGACAAGGTTGCGCGTAAGTGCATCGTCTGATTTGCTCGGTTGTGGATTGCCGCTCGGATGGTTGTGGCATAGGACAATGCTTGATGCCAGGCGGTTGATGGCCTCCTTGAACACAATCCTCGGGTCGACATTGACGCTGGAAACGCCCCCCTCGTGAATTTTGGACTCGCCGATGACATTGTGTTTGCGGTCCAAGGATATCACATAAAACATCTCCTTGCGCTCGTCCCCGATTTTCGGAATCAGATAGCGTGCGATGTCTCCGGAAAATGTGAAGTTGACCAGTTGATGCTCCGTTGAAAGTTTGCGTCGGGCCAACTCAAAGGCGGCTACAATGCACGAGGCCTTGGCCATCCCCACGCCCTGCATCGTCATCAGCTCCGGCATCGAGGCACGACTGAGGTTGCGCAATCCGCCGAATTCTTTCAGCATATCCTGCGCCAGGCTGATGGCATTCTTCTTTCCGAATCCTGATGCCAACAGAGTGGCCAACAACTCGGCTTCTGTAAGCGCTGAAATGCCTCTTTCAAGCAGTTTTTCGCGAGGACGGTCTTCTGCTACCAATTCGCGAATTGGTTTTTCTTTGTAGTTCATGTCTGCGGGTGTTGGATGAAACTGATGCAAGGTTAGGGCATCATCGGTTTCTGTCAATGGACAATTTCGCGAAAAAGTAACGCAGCCACCCATTTGTTGGAGCGATTCACGCCATCCACACGCATTCGTTTCCTAAAAGTGTATCCACAAAGAGACCGCCCGGGAGTCCGTAATGACATTGTACATTACCGAAATCCCAGGCGGTCGAAAAAAACCCCGCCAATGGCGGGGAAAAAATATTCTTGACTTCTTAGTCCACCAAAGGCGGATTAAGCAAGTTTAGAGACGAATTTGGTAAGCTGACCCTTGAGGCGACCAGCTTTGTTGTCGTGAAACAAGTTCACTTTTGCACACTTGTCGATCAAGGAAATCGTTTCGGGCAGCAATTTTTCAGCTGTTGCCTTGTCAGATGCATGGCGCAATTTCTTGATGGCGGTACGGGTTGTGATCAACCTGTAACGGTTGCGCAAACGACGAACGGCGTTTTGGCGAATTCTCTTTTTGGCACCTGCGTTATTAGCCATATCAATCTAATTTTTTCTTCTGTCTTAAAATAGGAGTGCAAATATAGGAAGACATGAGAAAAACAAAAAATTTTTTCCCCGAATGTGTACGAGAAAAAAAGAATACTTCGCTTTCGCGGCCCATGGATTCCTGATTCGCAACGCAAATTACTACGTGATGGCCACAAAACCTTGTAGTTTTGGCTTGATTTCCGTATCATTTCCATTCTGATCACCCCATTGAGAATGCGATTTTCCAACTTTAGGCGCCTGTACTTGCTGTTTTGTTTTTGCCTGACCTGGTTTGTGCTTCCATTTCACGCGGCAAAAGCAACACATATTGTTGGCGCCGAACTCTACTATGAATGCCTGAATTCGAGCGCAAACACATATTTGCTCCGTCTGCGTATGCTGCGGGATTGCCAGTTTGGGGAGGCTCCGTTTGACGAGGTGATTACGCTTTTCATCTTTCCGCGCAACAATCCTTCCAACTATTCCATGATCAATGTGCCGAAGCCGGCCTCGACGCCCCGGGTTTTGAACACGGGCTACGAATTGTGTGTCGACAACTCTTCGCAGCCTTGTGTGGAAGAAGGGATTTATGAGACTGCGACGACTTTGCCGCCGATTCAAGGCGGGTATGACGTCGCCTGGGCCCGCTGTTGCCGCAACAACAACATCGACAATCTGAATCAACCGCTGAATCAAGGGGTGACATTTTTGGCGCACATTCCAGGCCCTGAATTGGCGGTTTGCAATTCGATGGCGACATTTAATCAAAACCTACCCACGTTTATATGTGCCGACGAAGACTTCTATTTTGACCACTCCGCAACGGATGTCGATGGGGATTCGCTGGTCTATGCACTTACCTGGCCCTTTGACGGCATCAACATGCAGGGCTTCGGAGCAGGCAATCCCAACTTTGGCGGCAACCAACCCGTGGTGGATTTATTGAACCCGATGGGTCCCCCGCCTTATCGTAACGTCCAATTTCTGTCCGGATTTACTTTTGGCAGTCCATTTGGGCCGCCGCCGACCGCTGAAATCAATCGATTCACCGGCCGACTGCACTTCAAGGCACCCAGTCTCGGGGTTTTTGTAATTGCCATATCGGTCTTTGAATACCGCAACGGCGTTTTGATCGCGGAAAACAAAAAAGACATGCAGTTGCGTGTTTTGCAATGTTATCCGCAAAATGATCCGCCAATTATCAGCCACACCTTTTCACCAGCTGATTCTGTTGTCGGCGATACTTTGGTGATCTACGCCATCGACACAGGTTGTTATCGGGTCACGCTCTTCGATCCAGACTCTAGCCAACTTGCCGTGCAAGCGATTTCGTCGTTCTTCACCGGCCCCAATGCACCCACGGTGACAATTTCAGGCACCAATCCAATGTTTGTCGATATCTGCTGGGTTTCGAACTGCACGTTTTCCGGAACGGAGATCGAGCTGATTCTGATGGGTTACGACCTGGCGAATTGTCCCGTTTACAATCCTGCATTTGACACGGTATTTATCAAGGTGATTCCACCGCCCGATGCACCTCCGGTTGTCAATCATGCACTCCCACCGACCAATCCGCTTGGGCCCGATACGTTGTTGCTGGAAGTCGATTCGAATGCCTGCTTTTTCGCTTGGATCGTCGATACACTGGGCGGCAACGGGCCGATTACCTATTCTTATAGTGTGACTGACTTGGGTGGCAACGGCAACATGGCTTTCTCGGTGGTCGAAAACCGCAACAATCCTGACAGTGTCGGTCTGGAATTTTGCGTTACCGGCGGCTGCGACAACCGCGAACACATCTACCGACTTGTCCTTCGCGGTGTTTTGGAGGGCATTTGTCCGCCAGAAAACTTTGCCCTGGACACCCTGTACATCTTCGTGCCTCCAGTGCCGAACCCGCCGCCGACCGTGGCGCCCGACTTGTCGGGAAACAACTTTGACAATGACACCATGCTGGTGGACGTGCACGACACGATTTGCTTTCTTGTCGCGGTCAATGACACATTTCCCGGAATAGGACTTGATTTGCAAGCCACCATCAGCGCGATCGATGGCCTTCCGTCCGGGGGATTTCAGCCGAATGTTACCTTGCTCAGCAGTGGAGACAGCTTGGTGGTGCGGGTATGTTGGTACGCTGTCTGCGACAACGTCAATCGTCTTTTCCGCATTGTCTTGGAGGGAATACAAAACAACCGCTGTGCGCAGGATTCCGCCTCACTTGACACGGTTTTTGTTCGCGTGCAGGATGTTTTTAATCCGCCGCCGATTCTCTCCCATACGATCGACACAACGGTTTACCAATCAGCGGGGGACACCATTTTCATTGCTGCGGACAGTGCGGCTTGTTTTGGCTTTGCGTTGCAAGACCAGGGCAACAATGTCTATCTCGAACTTCTCACAGAGGTTTATTTACTTCCCGGCGGGATTCCCACGGCACACGCACCCACGGTCAATTTTTCTACAGTGAACGACACGTTGTTGCAGGGGCAAGTATGCTTTGTGCCGGGCTGTGCCTATCTCGGACAGGATTTGATGCTCGTTCTGATTGGCAGGGACACGTTTGACTGCAGCGAAAATCACATTGTGCGCGACACCGTTTACATCCAGGCTATACCACCCACCAATAGTCCCCCAGTGGTAAGCCACGACCTCAGCGGGCTGCAATTTTCTGGAAACCTGATCACGAGTGTGCCGATTGGCGAGCCCTATTGCTACCACGTCATCGTCTCGGATACTGATGGCACGGCAGCGCAACTGACAGCGACGGGCGTAGGAAACATCTTCGAGGATTGGTGGCGCTATGGCAATCCGGCAACATTGACGGTCACTGAAGGCAACCCATTGGATGTGGCGGTGTGCTGGAATCCAAGCTGTTACGATGCCGGGGAAACCTTTGCGATTGTAATCTGTGCGCGCGACACTTCGCGTTGCGATCTTGCGCCTACGGTTTGTGACACGGTCCGTTTCACGGTGGATCCTTGTTCCTTGCTGATTGGAAATGTGTTTACACCCAATGGTGACGGGATCAACGATGTATTTGTGCCTTTTGAGGCCGTCGGCGTCGATGATTATTGGATGAAGGTTTATGACCGTTGGGGCCACCTCGTTTTCACAGGCAACAATACAGGCTGGAATGGCGGAATGAATGGCGTTGCAGGTCGTCTTGTACCAGACGGGGTCTATTATTTCGACTTTGAATACCGGCTTTTCAGTGCGAGGGGCGTCCCGCTCAAAACGCGGCAAGTTGGCCACGTCACCTTGTTGCGCTGAACCCTACCAACGATTTCTATCGCCTCGTCGGGGTTGGCCTTTAGCGTCAGGATTTGTTATCCTCGCCGCGATGCAGCCATTTCGAGAATCGACTCGGCATATTCCCTGGCGTTGCTGAGTCTTGGCACCTTGTTTTGCCCACCTAGTTTGTCGCGCAGGCGCATCCATTCGTAGAATGTTCCCGCAGGAAGGCTATGCAACTTGGGTTCTCTCAATCCCCAGTTTCGATTTCGCTTGGCGGCATAATCTCCGTTGATGGCACAAAGCTCCTCATCCAAAAAATGCATGAATGCCAATCCGTCGGCAGGAGCCTTGGTGAATTCAACGAGCCACTCGTGATAACCGGGTTCGCCCCCTTGGCCGTAAAACGGGGCGGCGGTATAGTTGTCAATTTCAGCGCCCGTCTTTTCACAGGCAAAAGCAAGGGCACGATCGGCATTGTCGACCATCAATTCCTCACCACATGAATTGATAAAGTGCTTCGTGCGACCTGCGATCACGATTTTTGGGGGATTGAGGCTGGTGAACCGCACCGTGTCCCCAATTAAATAACGCCACAAACCCGCATTGGTGCTGATGACCATGGCATAAGTGACACCCAAGGCAACGTCGGCGATGGTATAGGCTTTAGGAAACGGATTGTCGATCTCTTCGAGCGGCAAAAACTCATAAAAGATTCCATAATCAAGCATCAAAAGGAGATCGTCTTTGTCTGGTTCATTCTGAAGTCCAAAAAACCCTTCGGAGGCATTGTAGGTTTCAAAGTAGCGCAGCTGATGGCTCGGCAAAAGGGCTTCAAACTGATGCTTGTAGGGCTTCATGCTCACCCCGCCATGGAAATAGACCTCGAGTCCCGGCCAAATTTCCAGAAGATTGCGGTCTTGGGTTCCAGCCATTTCCAGAACCTTGTTGATCAAGAGCAAGGTCCAAGTCGGAATTCCGGCGATGCTCGTGATGTTCATGTTCATCACACTTTCTGCAATGGCCTCGACTTTTTCTTCCCATTCGCCCATCAACGCGACCTTTTTGCTTGTGGCCCGGAAAAGGTTGAAGACATGTGGGGTATTTTGAATCAACACCGCGCTGAGATCCCCGTAATAGCTATTGGCATTGAGCTTGTTGATCTCGTGACTTCCACCGAGCGGAAGTCCGCGGCCGGAGAAGATTTCGCTGTCAGGACGGCTGTCGAGGTAGATCGCCAACATGTCCTTCCCACCCTTGAAGTGGCAGTCCTGCAATGCTTCTTCGCTTACGGGAATGAATTTGCTGCGGTCGTTGGTGGTGCCGGAGGATTTGGAAAACCACTTAATCTTCCCGGGCCAAAGAACGTTGTCTTCGCCCTTCAGGATGCGTTCGATTTCGGGGTACAATCCCTCGTAAGTATTGACAGGAACACGCTCCTGAAATTGCTGGATAGATTGGATGTCGGCGTAACCATGCCGTTGGCCCCAGTCTGTTTGTGCTGCGGTACTGATAAGCCGGTGAAAGACCTCCATTTGGGACTCCACCGGGTGCTTGATGAACAGGTCGATCTGGTAAATCCGCTTTTTGAGATACCAGCTTGCGATTGAGTTGATGAAACTCATTTACCCGCGGTTAAGTTGGAACTTGTCTCCGAGGTAGACTTTGCGCACCATCGGATCTGCCGCCAAATCTTCGGCGGTTCCAGATTTAAAAATCTTTCCTTCGACTAGCAAATAGGCACGGTCCACAATGTCAAGGGTCTCGTGCACGTTGTGGTCGGTGATCAAAACACCGATATTTTTCGTCTGCAGGTTGCGCACAATGCCCTGAATTTCCTCCACGGCAATCGGGTCGACACCTGCAAATGGCTCATCCAAGAGGATAAACTTCGGATCTGTAGCCAAGGCTCTTGCAATCTCCGTGCGGCGGCGCTCTCCACCCGAGAGCAGATTCCCCTGGTTTTTCCTAACGTGCATCAGGGAAAATTCGGCGAGGAGCATATCCGTTTTCATGCGACGCTCCTTGCGGGAGAGTTTGCTCGTCATTTCCAGAATGGCCATGATATTGTCTTCGACACTCAATTTTCTGAAGACCGAAGCCTCTTGTGCGAGGTAGCCGATGCCCATTTGCCCACGCCGGTACATGGGCATCCTCGTGATTTCTTTGTCATCGAGCCATACTTTGCCCATGTTGGGGCGAATAAGACCGACTACCATGTAGAATGTAGTTGTTTTGCCGGCACCATTCGGACCAAGCAATCCCACAATTTCCCCTTGCGCGACCTGCAAGCTTACGTCGTTGACGACAGTGCGCTCTTTGTAGGTCTTGATCAGGTTTTCCGCACGTAGCACCATATATTTTCAGGTATAGGGCAAATATACAAAAACCAAGCCAACGCGTTGGCAATTGATCCGGTGGCAAAAATATGGGGGACAACGCCACAATGACTGTAATGCCATGGCTGTGTCGCCCGTTTGCCACAGCTGCTAAACAAACAATCCTCTGGAAATCACTTCCCAGAGGATTGAATCGCACGAAGTGCTGTACAAAAACTAGTTCAGCACCAATTTGCGGGTAACGTTGCCTTGGCTCGAACGGAGATTCACGAGGTAAATACCCTTGGCCAAACCTTCGGTAACCAAATCGATCTGATGGTTGCCTGCAAGCTGCTCGCCGCTGAGAACAGTTCTTACGCGCTCGCCGAGGACGGAGCTGATCGTAATTTCGACTTGGTCGGTGGCATCCAAACGGTAGCTGAGTGCGCTATTGCCGTTCGAAGGGTTGGGAAAAATGTCAAGGTTGCTGAACACACCTTCCGTCGTCGCAACAGCATTGGGGTCGGCATACCAGACTTCGTAGGTTATTGAGGGATTGCCACCGTTCAAGACAAACATCTGATTGTGCACCACAAATACGGGCATTGTCTCGCCAGGGGCATACCATTCGTGGCGGAGAATCGACAATTCACCGATGGCTCCACCGAGCCAGCTGGAATCTGAAAACTGCGCAGAAATCTCCACGCGCTTTACGGATGGATAGGTCATGTAAGGCGTCGTCAATTGACCATCCCCATCAAACACGGTTTGATACCAGCCCTTGCGGGTTACGCTGGAAACGAAGCCGTCTGGATAAACACCCTCGACGGAATCCATATTAGCAACACCAAATGCCTGTGGGAAGACATACAAGTTGGCGGGATTGGAATAGGTTACCCGCGTGTTGGCGACAGACTTCTCGCCAATCAACTTCATTGTATCCGCACTTCCGACGTAAAACTTATAATCGTCATTGAATGGCTTGTAGCAAAGATTGGCACCGGGGAAGCCGCTTCCCTGGGCATGGGAGGCGGGAACAATATATTGGTTTGTGGCCACCTGTGAAGTGTGCCCGATTGAACCAAAGTTCCATGTTTGACCATTACCAGCTGGCCCGGGAGCGATAGAGTCACCGCGACGGTACACCTGTGAGTCCCCGACATCGGGAAAATCTGCACGCACAAGTTGAGCTTGAACACCAAGGCCCAACAAAACAAAAGCAATCAGTGTAAAGGTATTTCTCATTCCTATTGTGTTAAGACATCTCTATTGCCTCCAAATATCGGCAATTCTGCCTTGCTGCGCAAAGCATTGCAACCACAATAGCATCAAATTCGCCCGAAAAATTACGCGCTTACCGTGCGATCACCATCTTTTTGACCGTACGACCGGTAGGAGATTGCAGCATATAAAGGTAAATCCCGGGAGCCAAATTGGCTGCATCCCAATCGAATTGGTGTAACCCAACACCCAATCTTTGCGATTGAAATACGGTGCCGACATGCTGACCCATGATGTCCAATACGTTCAAGGTCAACATTTCCGGAGCATCCACTTCAAGTTTAAATGTAGTCCTGTCAGAAAATGGATTCGGGTAGTTTTCAATCGCAACCCGGTGGCTCAACATGACCGCCTCATTGGCCTCCACAAATACACCATTTTGGGCATACAACATGGCTACACCCGTGTTTTGAATCTGATTCTTTTTGCCGAGCAAGTACAAATCGCCGCCAATAATTCGAAATTGAAACTGATTCGCAATTCGACCACTCGCGCTGACGCCTACTTCACGCCACAATGCGCCGTCGCGGTGCATGAGTTTGGTGCGTTCAAAATTGCTGAAATAGTTATAGGCGATCCACAGCTTTCCGAATTGGTCAAGTTGCATCTCGATCGGCCTTCCAATGTTAGAGATGGACTGCGAATCGACGACGATGTGGCTCCAAGTACCGGATTGATCCATCTCTGAGAGCAAAACCGCATCGTCTTGCTCATTCAGGTATCCAATTTTGGGAAGACCATTGGCATCGAGTAGCAATGAATTGTGCTTCCCGATTGCGGAGGATGTTCCTCCGTTTACCGAGTCAATTTCCCAGGCGCGCGTGTTGCCATTGAGTACTGCATAATAGAGGCTTCGATCCGTGTCTTTGTAGTAGGCGACATGGGGGAGATTGTTGGCATCGAGCACAAGCGAAGGGTACATTCCTACTCCAACCGTATCACAAGCGATGTCTTCAAAAGTCCAGACCGTGTCGCTCAAGTGTCGACTACCGAAGTGTATACAGCCCTGATTGCCATCATAATATACAAGGTTGATTGTATCAATACTTGATATCGCGACATCCGTGAATTGTGGATTTCCTCCAGGGATGACAACTTCATAGCTCCACAAGCCGGAAGTGCGTGTGGCTAGGCGAAGGTCACGGCCCGACCCACCATTGTACGCAACCACAAGATCACCGGCACCTGATCGCGCCATGGAAACGGCAATAACATCAGTAGCCGTTGAGTCCAGTTTTTGTATTTGCCAATTCCACCCCGAGCTTCGCGTTCCTTCCGAATAAAACAGCTCACCGGTATAACCGTCATTAAAAGCGGTTTGAACGAGTGTATCGTTACCGGTCACAGTAAATACCGCATCCAACGATTGCCCTTTTGCCTCGGAAAATGTCACCTGATCGACCACCCATGGCCCACCCATCAAGTTTTGCTTGTACAACATCAACCTTTCTCGCTGTGCGTCAAATATCAACGCATACAAAGTATCCCCATGAATATCCAATTGACAACGGCCAATCGCGATGCCATTCAGCAACGTATCCGTTTGCCAAGTGTTCCCTGAATCGGCTGAAGATGCCAATACAAAATAAAGATTGCTGATGTCGGCATAGAGAATGAAAAGGCTGTCG contains the following coding sequences:
- the radC gene encoding DNA repair protein RadC produces the protein MNYKEKPIRELVAEDRPREKLLERGISALTEAELLATLLASGFGKKNAISLAQDMLKEFGGLRNLSRASMPELMTMQGVGMAKASCIVAAFELARRKLSTEHQLVNFTFSGDIARYLIPKIGDERKEMFYVISLDRKHNVIGESKIHEGGVSSVNVDPRIVFKEAINRLASSIVLCHNHPSGNPQPSKSDDALTRNLVAAGKLLDIPVLDHVIVARQNWYSYGDHGRIKQMEDEIKATEKAQKGEY
- a CDS encoding 30S ribosomal protein S20 — encoded protein: MANNAGAKKRIRQNAVRRLRNRYRLITTRTAIKKLRHASDKATAEKLLPETISLIDKCAKVNLFHDNKAGRLKGQLTKFVSKLA
- a CDS encoding gliding motility-associated C-terminal domain-containing protein, with product MLPFHAAKATHIVGAELYYECLNSSANTYLLRLRMLRDCQFGEAPFDEVITLFIFPRNNPSNYSMINVPKPASTPRVLNTGYELCVDNSSQPCVEEGIYETATTLPPIQGGYDVAWARCCRNNNIDNLNQPLNQGVTFLAHIPGPELAVCNSMATFNQNLPTFICADEDFYFDHSATDVDGDSLVYALTWPFDGINMQGFGAGNPNFGGNQPVVDLLNPMGPPPYRNVQFLSGFTFGSPFGPPPTAEINRFTGRLHFKAPSLGVFVIAISVFEYRNGVLIAENKKDMQLRVLQCYPQNDPPIISHTFSPADSVVGDTLVIYAIDTGCYRVTLFDPDSSQLAVQAISSFFTGPNAPTVTISGTNPMFVDICWVSNCTFSGTEIELILMGYDLANCPVYNPAFDTVFIKVIPPPDAPPVVNHALPPTNPLGPDTLLLEVDSNACFFAWIVDTLGGNGPITYSYSVTDLGGNGNMAFSVVENRNNPDSVGLEFCVTGGCDNREHIYRLVLRGVLEGICPPENFALDTLYIFVPPVPNPPPTVAPDLSGNNFDNDTMLVDVHDTICFLVAVNDTFPGIGLDLQATISAIDGLPSGGFQPNVTLLSSGDSLVVRVCWYAVCDNVNRLFRIVLEGIQNNRCAQDSASLDTVFVRVQDVFNPPPILSHTIDTTVYQSAGDTIFIAADSAACFGFALQDQGNNVYLELLTEVYLLPGGIPTAHAPTVNFSTVNDTLLQGQVCFVPGCAYLGQDLMLVLIGRDTFDCSENHIVRDTVYIQAIPPTNSPPVVSHDLSGLQFSGNLITSVPIGEPYCYHVIVSDTDGTAAQLTATGVGNIFEDWWRYGNPATLTVTEGNPLDVAVCWNPSCYDAGETFAIVICARDTSRCDLAPTVCDTVRFTVDPCSLLIGNVFTPNGDGINDVFVPFEAVGVDDYWMKVYDRWGHLVFTGNNTGWNGGMNGVAGRLVPDGVYYFDFEYRLFSARGVPLKTRQVGHVTLLR
- a CDS encoding GH3 auxin-responsive promoter family protein yields the protein MSFINSIASWYLKKRIYQIDLFIKHPVESQMEVFHRLISTAAQTDWGQRHGYADIQSIQQFQERVPVNTYEGLYPEIERILKGEDNVLWPGKIKWFSKSSGTTNDRSKFIPVSEEALQDCHFKGGKDMLAIYLDSRPDSEIFSGRGLPLGGSHEINKLNANSYYGDLSAVLIQNTPHVFNLFRATSKKVALMGEWEEKVEAIAESVMNMNITSIAGIPTWTLLLINKVLEMAGTQDRNLLEIWPGLEVYFHGGVSMKPYKHQFEALLPSHQLRYFETYNASEGFFGLQNEPDKDDLLLMLDYGIFYEFLPLEEIDNPFPKAYTIADVALGVTYAMVISTNAGLWRYLIGDTVRFTSLNPPKIVIAGRTKHFINSCGEELMVDNADRALAFACEKTGAEIDNYTAAPFYGQGGEPGYHEWLVEFTKAPADGLAFMHFLDEELCAINGDYAAKRNRNWGLREPKLHSLPAGTFYEWMRLRDKLGGQNKVPRLSNAREYAESILEMAASRRG
- the lptB gene encoding LPS export ABC transporter ATP-binding protein — its product is MVLRAENLIKTYKERTVVNDVSLQVAQGEIVGLLGPNGAGKTTTFYMVVGLIRPNMGKVWLDDKEITRMPMYRRGQMGIGYLAQEASVFRKLSVEDNIMAILEMTSKLSRKERRMKTDMLLAEFSLMHVRKNQGNLLSGGERRRTEIARALATDPKFILLDEPFAGVDPIAVEEIQGIVRNLQTKNIGVLITDHNVHETLDIVDRAYLLVEGKIFKSGTAEDLAADPMVRKVYLGDKFQLNRG
- a CDS encoding T9SS type A sorting domain-containing protein, producing the protein MRNTFTLIAFVLLGLGVQAQLVRADFPDVGDSQVYRRGDSIAPGPAGNGQTWNFGSIGHTSQVATNQYIVPASHAQGSGFPGANLCYKPFNDDYKFYVGSADTMKLIGEKSVANTRVTYSNPANLYVFPQAFGVANMDSVEGVYPDGFVSSVTRKGWYQTVFDGDGQLTTPYMTYPSVKRVEISAQFSDSSWLGGAIGELSILRHEWYAPGETMPVFVVHNQMFVLNGGNPSITYEVWYADPNAVATTEGVFSNLDIFPNPSNGNSALSYRLDATDQVEITISSVLGERVRTVLSGEQLAGNHQIDLVTEGLAKGIYLVNLRSSQGNVTRKLVLN
- a CDS encoding T9SS type A sorting domain-containing protein — its product is MRINLKQLLLLWVLLLAVLPMRAQFLYWDYINMMTDTVQSGAYSDMKIGDDGTIHISYWQRVEDKLVYAWRGPNDVMWHREYVEPGHQNGFRSSICLDTAGVPHIAYYEDVSSQVAVRYAKRIGPSNWIVENLPDIHGRGYGDYGPLGTVSSKERIQHSLELVFDENNKPQIAFFDGWMDINAFPGCTSTSDYGFKLHQGIRVNNQWLVRSLGHVHDIHKSCNPYPLRDTLPLGDRYGEYLDMLMEPDGTIDVFSLSRFNNEITQHRTLFPFVDTVWTRAPIDSLERIYSTATIFFPQFTRFFTFEGISATRSEDGYTHLAYTTSVFFGDNFCCIDSSALEYTRISPTGDIRYYDLPRGSYRNYTDIVTNGGSDSLFILYADISNLYFVLASSADSGNTWQTDTLLNGIAIGRCQLDIHGDTLYALIFDAQRERLMLYKQNLMGGPWVVDQVTFSEAKGQSLDAVFTVTGNDTLVQTAFNDGYTGELFYSEGTRSSGWNWQIQKLDSTATDVIAVSMARSGAGDLVVAYNGGSGRDLRLATRTSGLWSYEVVIPGGNPQFTDVAISSIDTINLVYYDGNQGCIHFGSRHLSDTVWTFEDIACDTVGVGMYPSLVLDANNLPHVAYYKDTDRSLYYAVLNGNTRAWEIDSVNGGTSSAIGKHNSLLLDANGLPKIGYLNEQDDAVLLSEMDQSGTWSHIVVDSQSISNIGRPIEMQLDQFGKLWIAYNYFSNFERTKLMHRDGALWREVGVSASGRIANQFQFRIIGGDLYLLGKKNQIQNTGVAMLYAQNGVFVEANEAVMLSHRVAIENYPNPFSDRTTFKLEVDAPEMLTLNVLDIMGQHVGTVFQSQRLGVGLHQFDWDAANLAPGIYLYMLQSPTGRTVKKMVIAR